Proteins encoded within one genomic window of Spirulina major PCC 6313:
- a CDS encoding XisH family protein — translation MARDIFHDLVKSALEQEGWTITADPYRLKWERVKFEIDLAAERILAAERGHEQIAVEIKSFVNPSVVTDFYGALGQFLSYRLVLQEVDPQRILYLAIPLETYQRFFQTSFANLAIQEYQLKLIVYDSNVGGLVKWIS, via the coding sequence ATGGCTAGGGATATTTTTCACGATCTAGTCAAGAGCGCACTAGAACAAGAGGGCTGGACGATTACGGCTGATCCGTACCGACTCAAGTGGGAGCGGGTTAAGTTTGAGATCGACTTAGCCGCAGAACGCATTCTTGCAGCGGAGCGTGGGCATGAGCAAATTGCTGTAGAAATTAAGAGTTTTGTTAATCCGTCGGTCGTGACTGATTTTTATGGGGCATTGGGGCAATTTTTAAGTTATCGTCTTGTCCTTCAAGAAGTTGACCCACAGCGAATACTGTATTTAGCCATTCCGTTAGAGACTTACCAGCGCTTCTTTCAGACTTCTTTCGCAAACTTGGCAATCCAAGAATATCAGTTAAAACTAATTGTTTATGATTCAAATGTAGGAGGCCTAGTTAAATGGATAAGCTAG
- a CDS encoding XisI protein produces MDKLVHYRQSIKTVLAQYTEDKQENEQFETQLLLDDVRDHYLWLDVGWDGSQRIYHPMMHFDIKQGKIWLQENMTDIDPAVDLIQLGVLREDIVLGLHPPYKRQFTDYGVA; encoded by the coding sequence ATGGATAAGCTAGTTCATTATCGTCAAAGCATTAAGACTGTATTGGCTCAATATACTGAAGACAAACAGGAAAATGAGCAATTTGAAACACAATTGTTACTCGATGACGTGCGCGATCATTATCTTTGGTTGGATGTGGGTTGGGATGGTTCTCAGCGAATTTATCATCCCATGATGCACTTTGATATTAAGCAAGGCAAAATTTGGCTGCAAGAAAATATGACTGATATTGACCCGGCGGTGGATCTTATTCAGTTGGGTGTATTACGGGAGGATATTGTGTTGGGGTTGCATCCTCCCTATAAACGCCAGTTTACGGATTATGGGGTGGCGTAG